The following is a genomic window from Calypte anna isolate BGI_N300 chromosome 7, bCalAnn1_v1.p, whole genome shotgun sequence.
CAGCTCAGTAAAATTACCATGATAAAGGCAAGCAAAGACTTGGCACTCCCCAGCACTGTCCCTGAGAAGGGTTGTTCTGTAAACTTTTGTACTCCTAGTATCTGTTCCAGTTTCTGATAACACCAACCCTTTAATGCAAGGAATAAAGGACACACGTATGGTATGGCCTGGACATACACTGCCAGGTTGGCCATAGCATGCTAGGGTTGCAGTAGAAAGGCAtgctgccaaaaaaacccaaaaacccaacccaattTATTTGGGCACTTTACAAAAGCTGAGGTCTGGACCAGTACAAAAGCACGTGGATTTTATTTATGCAGAGTGTGTGCAAATTAATAGAAGCAAGAGTTGTCACAGGAAGGAGGCCAAGATGATTTTGTGCAGAGAAAGGGAGATATATTTTTAGTCTaccactgttttttcttttttgttttattatcttttttttttggttaggTATCTGGAGATCAGCATGAGATAGGGATACTTCTCATATTGGAGAACTCAAATTTCAAAAGTAGATATGTGGAAGGAACCCATTTAAAAACAGTCATCATATATTTCCAAGGAGTCAAACATAGGGGGATCCTTTTAGAAGGAAACGTACCTGCTTCAGGACTTGTTTGATTACAGCTGCTAACAATGCTGTTTGGTATCACTGGAGTGGAGGATGCCTGGATTCTTGACTGAGGTGGGTTTGGATGTAATGAATTTCCTAAAGCCATTCCTGACTGACTGAGCATCCCACAGTTCCCACTAGCCTGCATCTGATTTATTAAACCTGCAAGATGGTTGGTGGTGCCCGGGCTGGTACCGTGGACAAAGTTAGTGTTTGTGTTCTGGCAGTGCACACCTTCCCCTCGCAGGGGTAAACTCTGTGCCAGTGAGTTCTGGAGACTGCCAGAGTTCATACTGGTGTCTGCAAAATGCATCTGGTTACCAGAGAAAGGTAAAGAAGTATTGGAGCTCCCACAACTGGTGGTACTATTGCTGCTCATGTGAGAGCTTTGACAACTCATGGACTGAAGTAGCTGGGACATAGAACTGATGGGAAAGGAGCTTTGACTTTGCTTTCTTATCAACTCAGATCCAGCTTTGGAAACTCCAGAATTGTCCAACTGAGACTGTCTCAGCAAACTCAACACCGTGGTGGTgggctgctttctttttctcagaggATCTTTTTGCTGAGACATCAATTTATCTCGCAGTGCTGCTCGGCCACTTTGCCCTTCAGGGGGGGTTGGGAGCAGCACGTTGGCTGCAGGAGGGAACATGGTATTTAAAGTGCTGTGTCCTTCGTTGGTGCCACCGCTGGCAACAGGTCCAGAATTGCTACTGCTGTTATTGTTGTTACCAGCAAGTTTATTTTGATTTGCTAGCTGTgctttggctgctgctgagagTAAACTACTTGCTGGAAAAGAGGCAGCGTTGTGCTGGTTCAAGATCTGATTTAAAGGCATTCCCAGCAAACCAGGCTGACTCTTCAAGGAACCACTTCCAGCTGATGCAGTAGAAAAAACTGCATTGTTGGGAGGATTTAATACATTACTCATTCCAGCAATTAATGGGTTAGGGATGTCCTTGTATTGATTAAGTCCATCGTGCTTGGTGGAAGGGCTGGATGGCATAGATGGTCTCGGTGACCCTATTGTTGACCTTGGGGACCTGGGAGGGACTTTGATACCAGTACAGGATGGCTGTGGCCCTactggaggcagcaggaaatTGCCATGATCTGATGATGTGGAAGAAGAACGTGATCTTTGGGGAGAAGCCTCGATCCTTCCGATCCCGGATCCCATCATGTGGACTGGGGATGTCACTGgtgaaggagagagggaagttGAAGCAGAATGCTGAACTCTTTGAACGTGACTTCCATGGTTCATGTGACCAGGTTTGACAGTTGGCAAAGGAAGATTACTTGGCAGAGGGACGACAGCAGGAGGCATGCTTACATTCATCACGGGTACCTGAGAGTGGACGTTTGAATGGAAAGTAGCTGGGTTAATGATAACAGGATTCTGATTCACTGGTTTGCTGGGAATAGGGTCAAGTATGCCAAGTGGATCCTTTTCTGATGTTAATGGCTTTTTCTGAAGAGCACAAGAAGGTGGCGGAGGAGGTGGGGGTGGAGCTTGGGGTGGTTTATGGTGAAACATTGCTCGTGGTATTTCCATACCAGCTGAAAAATTACACAAGGGTTTTTTCATTACTGGGCTTTTTGTGGTCAAGGTAGGGGAGAGAGGTATATTAGTCCTTCCAGCCATTGCACAGGATGACTGTATGGGAGAACCATGTAGCATTACTGATGGTGGAGAAAGAGGTGTCCTGTTCATGTGAATAGGACTAGAGTTGGGTGCTCCATGAAAAGTGGGATTGTTCCTTGTGAAAACATCAGGGCTCCCAAGTGGGTCAGTCCTAGGAGAGATCGAGCCATCTCCATAGATCTGTGATCCTGATGAAGCTGGACTGGGCATCCCACCATGACTGCCACGATACGGAGACTTCTGTCCAAGTTCATTACTACCCAACCTCTGCCTAGGATAGACAGAATGAAGTTCTTGTTGCTGGCTTCCAGCCATTTCTTGCACATAAAGCCTACCCATGGCATTAGATGCCCCTATCATCAACTTGAAAGGAGTCTTACATTCTGGCATCACAGAATTTGTAATTCCTTCATGTGATTTATTCCTCACGGATCTGGGAGTTGCTGCTCGAGTAGGAACTACTGGAGTTGCACCTGATATTAAAAACACAACAGTTACTACTTTGAAATCTGGTATCACACATTGCAGCACGCAACTGCTGCGtgtaaaaatattcataaaagcTAGAAAACCTTCTGGCTGAAGTTTTGCCTACACAGAAATAATCCCTAaattccccagcagctgctggaatgGTGAATGCTCCCCTGCCACCCAGTGCAGTTCTGTGGACCTTTTCCTCCATACCCCAGGTGAAGCCTGCATAACTTTAAACCTTCTGTTTTATACATTTCAAGTCCACTCACTACCTACACACACTGATTTTAGCATGGTCCTTCTGAAACACCAATTcctgaaaagtctttttttttttttccccctccatttTTGTCTTTGGTCTCTAATCATCTCCTCTGGTGTCCTGAATCTCCAGCATCACCACTTTGGCTATAGCCAGaagagctggcaggaggagctggtgaTCActgtggaagggaaaaggagccTCTGGCACCATCTATTGAGTACAGGAGGAACACAGcaacccagcccagccagggTTTAGACTTCTTGTTTCCCCTGGGATATTTGCAGAGAGATGTGAACCCATCCACAATGTAAACATTTCAGGTAAATGTCATTTTTGAGACCCAACCTTCCCTAAAAGCACAAGATGACTTTTCCTTTTATGTCTATTACtatcagttttatttaaaaaggtCTTTTTCCCACTGTTTTACTTGTAGAATGCCACCACGAGCAGCTCCAAGTCTGGGGAACTTTCTGccagttttgctgctttgggAATTTGTAATTCAGTTTGCAGTGTGAGCTcagtaaaggaaaacaaatgcatcCTTGGCATGCAGCCTCTGAATACCCAAACTTAAACTTGAGTAATGAGCTAAATATTTCATGTTCAAACAAATTCAGAGGTGCCTTTAAATTCCTCTACTCACAAGAACCCaattcccttctttccttcagcCTGGCCATAGGAGACAGATGGCACTGACAATCCTGCCTTCATCCTATTTGTTCAACTAGCTACagcatgacagaaaaaaacatattatCTTTCCCAAAATACAACCAAACTCTCAGTTAGGGGACAAACCTAAAGGCtgagctgcaaaacaaaacacctacACGAGCCCTCACCTTGAATGCTGGACCTAAGCAAACAGTAAAATGTTAATGGGTGTAAATGAAAAGATATTTCATTAATAAGGGAATTTATTgggaaattttcttctttgcttagTGCACAAAATTCTGATCAACAGAGAAGGTCAGATGGCAGAAATAAATATGCCTTGTGGCTTTTAACATTTAGCTGGTTTTCCCCTCCACAGTActaattttttcaaaacaaatgtaatttaaGTACTACTAATAGAGATTTAAAAGTAAGTCAGTCAGAAAAATTATCAGTAACTTGGAAAAATCCactgtttgttaaaaaaaattactttgcaaaaaccaatttaaaaacaaagatttaaaatcttaaatagCAATTTGAAAATGCAAGGGCAAAGCAGGACTATGAAAGGCAACAGAGTCTGAGGACTGTTGATATATTTGacatttaacatttatttttatatccttAAAATTTTCCTCTATTATGGAATAGTCAGCAACCAGCCAGCTACTATTACAATAGGGGTGCAAAAAATCTCTCAGATAGAAAGGGCCATTTCCCAGCAGATggatgcagcactgcagagagccATAAACTTCCTAAGCTCTGTCTTAAAAATGCCTTCACATTTTGTCCTAATGATTTGGATTTGTAAGGCTACTACAGAACCTCTTGTAATCCTTGGAAAGCACCTCATTTCCAGGTGAAGTTTCAGTGCAACTCTGATTTTGGAGCTGCCTCTTTCAGTGCTAACCTTGTCCTTCAGCTTAAGGAGCTTGATTTGCTGGTGCTGATTCTCCTGCTGTCTTTACTGACAGCAATGTTATTTCTTTCCAGCCACCAGTTTCCTAGGCTGAACAAGCTAAATAAACACTTTCAGATGACTTTCCTAGAAGAGGTTTTGCAGTTCCCTTTGCTCTGTttcagctgggtgctgggaggggcACAGGAAGGCAGTGAGCACACAAGGGCACTGGTGTTCCTCTCTTATTTGTGCTTCTGACTCTTCAGAGTCCCAACGATCTGCATCATGTTGCCATCTGGTACTGCTCACAGGCACCCTTGATCAGCTCCTATATCTAAGTCTTCTTTCTCAATAATTTACAgctaatagctttttttttccccctactcCCCAAGTGAATAACCTAACAATTAACAGGATTTGTTGCTATACCTTTTCTTTCACTCCAGGTCCCAGCGACCTCCCAGTTATCCAATATGTGTTGATCTCTTGTTTTGATAATATCTGTCAACTTCATCCCTCAACAAAttacctccttttttttgttgataTGGGTGATTAAAATGCTAATCCGGGTTGGTCTCCAAAAATAATCCTTGAGAAATTACAGTAGAGATCTTCCCTAGCTGTATATTCTGCCTTGCAATACAATTTCCCATTTAGCCAAGTCCTTAGCCACATTCTAATCCCTTTATAATCACTTTATTCTGCTTCTCTAATTTCCCATGTGACAGAATATCAGACATATTACTACAGTTCCAAAAGATGAGAGctaatgtattttctttgtcttgaaCAATCTGATATCTTTTCCAAGAAAATCATGCTCTTAGTCTGGGATGACCTCCTTTTTAGGCTCATTTTCCAGCTACCTCCATCTCTCTAATTACTACctccattttttccttgaacCTGTTTACTGTTGTACCCACAGACACATTAGATTTTTTGGAGTTGTTTCTGCATCCTAACTCTAGCTATTTAAAATGAGGTAATTAAATGATTCAGGGTGATTTTACTCACTTGTTCCACCACCAGGACTAGTGAGAACCAGTGAGGGATGTGGTGCTTCCATGCTTTTATGAAGTGTAGCCACAgcaataattttccttttatgtatGCATAGTTTGGTGACATCTTCATCCGCTTTAACATCTTCAGCAGTTCTCTGcttcacagcagctccaggatcAAAATTAAAGACCTGGGAGTAAAAATGCCAACATTTATAATCATGATTATAGGCAGCAAACTCACTGGGAAGTTTACACAGAATTAAATTTGCCTCTGTTCCTTAGTGCTGCTCCTACACTGCTCAAGAGACACCTTTAGATATGTTTCAAAATTATCAATAAGTTGTCAGCTGGCAATAGAACTAGAGGACTCCTCACTATAGGTtgtatggagaaaaaaagaggaaggaccATGTGGGTTTGGGATTGCCCTGTAACTAAGCAGAAAAGTTCCTAGTTTGTGCATAGACAATAAAATTGTGCAGCTGAAGCTATCATGTAAGGCATGTAAGGTGTTAACTTGACATTGTCAATGCTAGGTCTCCAACTTAATaggaaaatgttaaaacacCATAAGACCCAAGTCAGATCTTTTCCATGaagggagaaggcagaaggGAGATTCATCTTGTATTTTATGGTAAATCTTCGGATGTACACCACTTATctcattttatatataaatgatGTGAACAGAGATGAAGTCACAGCATAGCACATCAGCTGACATAACTGATAAGGATTATAGCACAGAAAttcaaaatgctttcctttACCTTGGGAAGAACAAGAGGACATTCTAGGCCACACTTGCATGTTCCATCAGTCAGCAAGTAAGTCTTCACCTGCTCCAAGCAGGATAATAAAGACCCACTGGGACTGTAAGGGAACAGAAATGATGAATACAAGCCATTTGATAGCTCATGACTTCTATCTCCCATTCTATCAGCTCGCATAGAGAGTGTTTAAAATAACACAGCTAagatttcatattttgtttcataGCACTTCTTGCTTTCAGGCAAGCACTGAGATGAttcttacaaaaataaacccTCAAAACCCCCCTCTCCCCAACATTTTAAAGGACACAGCAAGtgtagagaaaagaaagcaactaAGATTATTGATATTTACTATTCCCATTACAGTCCTGCTTGAAAGCCTTAATAAGActaagattatttttctccctcctctctcctatAAAGAGAAACACAGGCACAGGGCAGTCCCCAGGGATCTCCTCCCCCTCCATCACACCACTGCAAGCCTAGACAGTCATCTGTACTTTTTAGGACTGGAACctactttaaaaaggaaaaccacaaaagtGGGTTTCAAGAAGTATGAGAAAAGTCATACAGAAAAGGGGGCACAGTGACAGAACTGCTGGGGCTCTTGGTTGCATGAAGTTTGGTTTCATTCAGCTGAAATTTTAACCTCctgacagaaaatgagaaatattacACCAAGAAGCCAGTCCAGTGAGTTTCTGATGAAGTGCACTCGGGTTTCTATAACTCCCACCAGAAAATCATTATCTCCCTACCCAAAAATAGGACACTGGAGATTCTGTTACGGCAAAATCACTAATTCATAGGATGAAAAAAGTTCTCATGTCACAAGCCTCTACCTTCCAGATTGCTTTCTATTACTTTGCCATCTAAACTGTTTATCAGAATACAGTAATTTATGAGGACTGGCTAAAACACTGGTTCTTAATGGCAGCTGTAAACAGCCcttattttaacaaaaacaacTTAAGTGGAGTAGTTTAGATCATGAAAACAGCCAAAATTCCAAAATATCATGAACTTTTGCAGTTAAAACCCAGGGTATAAACACCTAATTCTGCAGAAGAACTAAGTTATATTTAAAGCAACATCTGCAAGTGACTTTTGAGGTCATGCTGACAGTTTTAGCAAATAATTCATTTGCCTGAATTGCCCTAAAGTTGTTATTTCAGAAAGAACTGCCCAGGTCAAACATGTCTTGGAGTGACAGaatatgcaagaaaaaagagcaaCCTAAAAATAACAATACAGGTAGGAAGTGATAGATAAGTCAAAGAGTCAAAACCTTCCTTTTCTTAAATTCAAACACCTGGTGAGCAGGGAGAAATGAATCCTTATGTCTATTTATTGATGTGCAAAATCTCTATGGACACTTTCTGTGAAGCTTAAGAACTCCTGTTAGATGGCACCCCTGGGAACAGGCTCTGGAGTCAGGATGCCATTCCATTtgaattgggaaaaaaaggcCTAATAAGCAGCAGGAGTAAAGCCATAGCATCAGAGGTCATTTTCCCCTCCTGTTTCTAGAATAAAGTGATTTTAAATAACCTTCCCTGGCATGCAGCTTGCCTGGGAAGCCTGGGCACACAGATGCAAGTGCAGGCAGAAGGAGAGACTGGAGCCTGGAACCAGGAGACCTGTGAGGCTCACACAGTGATGGTGTAAAGGAAGTTCTGAATGCTCACACTCCTCAGCAGGGCACAGATCAGTCCACTGAATCCGTGGCATGTGGGAGGCAGCATTCCTACTACAGATGTGCATCTTATTTGtccaaaaaagccaacaacattttttcttaaatccccatttctctgtttctgcctcATTCCAGGGCAGACACGTGGAATTGCAAAGCATCTTTTGCGTGCCAAGTTTCCTCATGCTTCTACACTGCAAAGATAATCCACAGCTTCCTTTGTAAGAAACTACcagttttggggattttttccagcagtgaggTCATCCAGAAGTTTTAAGCCTcccaaaagaaacaagaagGAGAACATTACAAATTGTCTCAGGATCTGTTAGTGATGGTTGTGAAACCACCAGTCCCTGATGGCCCTGTTAATAAGGAGCTTTTCTCAGTTTATTCCACAGATGACTATCCAGGAACACTAAGCTGGAGAAGAGGTTTAGATCCCACTGTaaggcagcagcactgtttTACTAAGAAAAACACTGAGACTCAATGGAGTGCTTTTTACCAGGTAATAAAAACCAGTTAATTAATGGATTTAATCCAAAGCAACTGTTGATAAAAAAGTGTGCTTGCTTTATAAGGTAGAATGAGTCCTTATTCAGCTGGGATCATCTATTCCAGTGAAATCATGTCAGATCTTAATATATACACTAATTTTCCCTTGCATAGCTTTGGAGTCGATATGGTTTGacctttccttctctcagtAAATTCTGTGGATATTTTCAGGTTCTGGCAACTCAGTCCTTGAAGGTGCAGCTGGTGAAACCAAGAGCTGACATGACCAAGTCCTAAAGATGCTCCAAGTCAAGCAAGAGGTTGGACTATTGGACTTTCACCCCTTCCAAACAACATGATCTACTCTGTGCTTGTCACCAAAGGAGAATATAAGAGCTGTGGACCACACTAAACATCTTCCCTTAATCAGAAAGGTTTAGGGAAGGCCACCAGAAATGAGGTACACAGAAATACCAGAGCTTTATATGACTTGATGCCTGGATATAGAGATGATGGGAAAAAAGACACAAGcccacaacttttttttcctcattgatTTTCAACTAATGCAGAGGCCCAGTAAATTACAGCTGTAATGAGAAATACAAGGGGAAGGTGATTTGTCTTTGACATGCATATCACTGACATGGATTCTGTTTGATTCTGCtaattgaaaatataaacaagAAATCCTGGAATGCATTTGATCTTTCAAGGTAGTTTCGTGTAAAATTGGAGTATGCTTTGACTCATTAAGGAATTTTCTCTTGGAAATAACATAAAATAGGTGAATAAGTGGTTGTTTTACTCAAAGAACAGTGGAATAAGATTAAACAAATAGCAGCCTGATAATCACTTACACTTCTGTGAAGCAAACCTGATGTGCCCATATTTTGTTAAAGCTAactttgatctttttttccaaTAACATTCAATTTATAGTCTGTTTGTCTGAACATTCATTTAACTGTAATTTCAATGCATTTCTTTGTGAATGTTCCAGGGTGAAGCGAAAAAATCCTAATAAgctaacaaaataaacaaaataactAAAACTTTGGATTTAGGCCTGTGTTCTTGTTTCTTCTACATGAGAAATGGGGGAAAGCCACAGAAGTAAATCTTTCTGGAGAACACCCTTGATACCAAACACAGAACCTTCACAGGGCACATAAAATCTGATGTTTTCTGCAGCTACTAAGCAGTTACCCCACTTACATTTCCTTTAGAAAGAGAGTAAGCAAACCAAAAAGGTATAAATGGAGATCTGGAACACAGACCCAGAACCCACTCAGGGAAAAGCAACTACAGAATGTCAGGACTAAGTTCCAAGACACAGAACAGAGCTGCAGGCTTGTTGCTGACAGCAAAGTCCTACCTTACCTTACCTGccaaaaactgttttcatgCCTGAACAGTGCTTTGAATTCCATCAACAAAGGCTCTCAGAAAAAGCccatgggaaggaaaagaaaggaaaggaaagaaaaatgtatatgGGAGCAGACCAAAGACAGCAGGGTTTCATCACCACCTCAGATGTGGCATGTAACTAAACCTCCAGTTATTTTCATTGTGAAAAGTTTGAATAATAAACATATTAAGTAAGGTTAaatctcctgctgctcagctttaAAATCCATAGGGCACTAACAAGTAATGAAGAACTCTTCCTGCCTAAAGCAAAATGTATAGTAAGGACTATCAGGTTTTTGAGAGCAAGCAATATTAGATTTGAGAGTCTGCTAAGGGCATGAAAATGGCTCAGCTAGAGGTGGACTCCACTAATCCGATCAAGAAAATGACCTCACACTTGGCAAAGAAGAGCCTCTGGAGTCACTGATTCCCCAGAGAGTCTGACAAACCTGGAAGAAAGCCCCAAGCAGCCCTCTGAGACCACCTTACCTGATGTAGAGCACTCCACTTTGGTCCACCCGTCGCTGCCAACCAACGGGAACTTGCACTGCTGGTGGCCCTCCATCCGTGTCCCCTCCGTCACACTCCTTTCCAccattcatttttctgtttctgtttatgAGTCTTCAAAGATATCAACAGTAAGATGATATCCTTTTACTACATGTCATCATGGCCTCCCAAAGAAGGCCTTTCAGTACACCTCTCCCCAAACTGGACAAAGTGCATTGGGAGGCTCCAGCTCAGTTTGAAACCAAGTCCTTAAAAGTGGCCATTTTTGTTAATGAGTCAGTTTCCCATTATAATCCACATTAAATATGCAATGTTTAACTCCTTATATATTCATAAGGATGAACTATATAGATAAAAATTAGTGCTTCCAACTTGGGAAAATCATAATTCACCAATCCTTTGTTACCTGTCAGAAAGGAGAATGGGGAAAAGGAGACTTTCTAGTTCAACAGCATGGCTCCAAGCTTGAGGACTGTCTAAGATAACTTGTATTTTGTGAAAGCTCGtctcatttttataaatatgagTCAGATCTAATACCTCCAGGTATTATACCCTTTATATGCcacattctttttgttttctttttatcttccgTTCATTATCCAAGTTGTCTTCTTGAGTTTCTTTCATGACTCCCTGGCTCCAATAAAGcagcctgaaaaataaagatatagAAAACACATGAGCCATTTTCTCAAGTCTTTTAGTCCAGTTCAGTAACTCATGAAGATGCAAACAGCTGCATCCATTTAAAGAGCTTTGAATCAAGCTTCCAAATGTCAATGGAACATCAAAATAAGGCTTAGGGTAAATATTATCCTGGCAGCAGATTCTATTTATATGTGGGTGCAATGGGAGCTACATCTTAAAAGCTAGGAGAGTACAACAGTCATTAAATAGTTAATGGAGAGTTTGGGGGAGTGAATTAAAGGATGTATCTTTTAACTGAGTAGTTTCACATATGCTTCTGTTCAGAATTATCAACAGATGACTAGCTGGATTAATGCCCTTTAAAAATTGGTTATAAAACTGAATGAATTTAATGTGAAGGAAGCTGCTTCTAGGCTTGATAATATccataaaataggaaaaatccCTGCATTTAGAcgaaattaaaataatcatttcTTACAAGAAAATTGTGTCATAAAAAGGGAACAGCTGGCACCAATGCATGCCCCTCAGAATACCTATGAAACAATTTGAATATCATAAGAAAGAATTTCCCCCTCCCATGGTTATACTGTATGAGCAAGTCTTCCTGCAAGAACTTCAGAATTACTGTGTTATTCACCCAAAACTGTTTTTCAAGTTGACCAGGTGAGACTTCACTCTTGAAATCAGACATTTTTTATTGCAGTGAGACAAAGAGAGAATATGTGATTCCAACAGTAAGTATGCcagaaaaaccaacaaccctCACCCTCAAATGAAAGATGCCCTTGATGACTGTTGTGTTGCTGATGTTTACAGCTTTAATTTGGAATCATGTGTCAG
Proteins encoded in this region:
- the MBD5 gene encoding methyl-CpG-binding domain protein 5 isoform X3 → MNGGKECDGGDTDGGPPAVQVPVGWQRRVDQSGVLYISPSGSLLSCLEQVKTYLLTDGTCKCGLECPLVLPKVFNFDPGAAVKQRTAEDVKADEDVTKLCIHKRKIIAVATLHKSMEAPHPSLVLTSPGGGTSATPVVPTRAATPRSVRNKSHEGITNSVMPECKTPFKLMIGASNAMGRLYVQEMAGSQQQELHSVYPRQRLGSNELGQKSPYRGSHGGMPSPASSGSQIYGDGSISPRTDPLGSPDVFTRNNPTFHGAPNSSPIHMNRTPLSPPSVMLHGSPIQSSCAMAGRTNIPLSPTLTTKSPVMKKPLCNFSAGMEIPRAMFHHKPPQAPPPPPPPPSCALQKKPLTSEKDPLGILDPIPSKPVNQNPVIINPATFHSNVHSQVPVMNVSMPPAVVPLPSNLPLPTVKPGHMNHGSHVQRVQHSASTSLSPSPVTSPVHMMGSGIGRIEASPQRSRSSSTSSDHGNFLLPPVGPQPSCTGIKVPPRSPRSTIGSPRPSMPSSPSTKHDGLNQYKDIPNPLIAGMSNVLNPPNNAVFSTASAGSGSLKSQPGLLGMPLNQILNQHNAASFPASSLLSAAAKAQLANQNKLAGNNNNSSSNSGPVASGGTNEGHSTLNTMFPPAANVLLPTPPEGQSGRAALRDKLMSQQKDPLRKRKQPTTTVLSLLRQSQLDNSGVSKAGSELIRKQSQSSFPISSMSQLLQSMSCQSSHMSSNSTTSCGSSNTSLPFSGNQMHFADTSMNSGSLQNSLAQSLPLRGEGVHCQNTNTNFVHGTSPGTTNHLAGLINQMQASGNCGMLSQSGMALGNSLHPNPPQSRIQASSTPVIPNSIVSSCNQTSPEAGGSGPSSSIAIAGTSQPAITKTTSVLQDGVIVTTAAGNPLQSQLPLGSDFPFAGHEHSLHFPQNSSSNNNLPHPLNQNLLNSLPISLPVNQQHLLNQNLLNILQPSAGEGDMSSLNTTLNNHQLSHLQSLLNNNQMFPSSQQQQQQQHLLQGYQNMQGFQGQPPIPGPTNNPNPMACLFQNFQVRMQEDAAVLNKRMITQMGMAPVPESSNAMLPPFQEPSCDLQPRTEPSLGHQAKDNLNVAAQGDTSVDAIYKAVVDAASKGMQVVITTAVSSTTQMSPIPALSAMSAFTASIGDPLNLSSAVSAVIHGRNVAVSDHEGRVRNSRGTRVLKNSEHGKNSSEGDGYEYYKPTSCNTPKKQWEGEQSPVSEINRWKCEEFLDHSAHIHSSPCHERPNNISTLPLLQGEQHQILLSQRNCQSDKMLEENFRYNNYKRTMMSFKERLENTVERCAHLNGNRPQQNRGFGELLNTSKQDLILEEQSPSSSNSLESSLVKDYIHYNGDFNAKSINGCVPSPSDAKSISSEDDLRNPDSPSSNELIHYRPRTFNVGDLVWGQIKGLTSWPGKLVREEEVHNSCQQNAEEGKVWVMWFGVHTFTQVEPEKLKTLTEGLEAYNRARKRNRKSGKLNNHLEAAIHEAMSELDKMSGNVHQIPQGDRQVKPPKPKRRKISR
- the MBD5 gene encoding methyl-CpG-binding domain protein 5 isoform X4 translates to MNGGKECDGGDTDGGPPAVQVPVGWQRRVDQSGVLYISPSGSLLSCLEQVKTYLLTDGTCKCGLECPLVLPKVFNFDPGAAVKQRTAEDVKADEDVTKLCIHKRKIIAVATLHKSMEAPHPSLVLTSPGGGTSATPVVPTRAATPRSVRNKSHEGITNSVMPECKTPFKLMIGASNAMGRLYVQEMAGSQQQELHSVYPRQRLGSNELGQKSPYRGSHGGMPSPASSGSQIYGDGSISPRTDPLGSPDVFTRNNPTFHGAPNSSPIHMNRTPLSPPSVMLHGSPIQSSCAMAGRTNIPLSPTLTTKSPVMKKPLCNFSAGMEIPRAMFHHKPPQAPPPPPPPPSCALQKKPLTSEKDPLGILDPIPSKPVNQNPVIINPATFHSNVHSQVPVMNVSMPPAVVPLPSNLPLPTVKPGHMNHGSHVQRVQHSASTSLSPSPVTSPVHMMGSGIGRIEASPQRSRSSSTSSDHGNFLLPPVGPQPSCTGIKVPPRSPRSTIGSPRPSMPSSPSTKHDGLNQYKDIPNPLIAGMSNVLNPPNNAVFSTASAGSGSLKSQPGLLGMPLNQILNQHNAASFPASSLLSAAAKAQLANQNKLAGNNNNSSSNSGPVASGGTNEGHSTLNTMFPPAANVLLPTPPEGQSGRAALRDKLMSQQKDPLRKRKQPTTTVLSLLRQSQLDNSGVSKAGSELIRKQSQSSFPISSMSQLLQSMSCQSSHMSSNSTTSCGSSNTSLPFSGNQMHFADTSMNSGSLQNSLAQSLPLRGEGVHCQNTNTNFVHGTSPGTTNHLAGLINQMQASGNCGMLSQSGMALGNSLHPNPPQSRIQASSTPVIPNSIVSSCNQTSPEAGGSGPSSSIAIAGTSQPAITKTTSVLQDGVIVTTAAGNPLQSQLPLGSDFPFAGHEHSLHFPQNSSSNNNLPHPLNQNLLNSLPISLPVNQQHLLNQNLLNILQPSAGEGDMSSLNTTLNNHQLSHLQSLLNNNQMFPSSQQQQQQQHLLQGYQNMQGFQGQPPIPGPTNNPNPMACLFQNFQVRMQEDAAVLNKRMITQMGMAPVPESSNAMLPPFQEPSCDLQPRTEPSLGHQAKDNLNVAAQGDTSVDAIYKAVVDAASKGMQVVITTAVSSTTQMSPIPALSAMSAFTASIGDPLNLSSAVSAVIHGRNVAVSDHEGRVRNSRGTRVLKNSEHGKNSSEGDGYEYYKPTSCNTPKKQWEGEQSPVSEINRWKCEEFLDHSAHIHSSPCHERPNNISTLPLLQGEQHQILLSQRNCQSDKMLEENFRYNNYKRTMMSFKERLENTVERCAHLNGNRPQQNRGFGELLNTSKQDLILEEQSPSSSNSLESSLVKDYIHYNGDFNAKSINGCVPSPSDAKSISSEDDLRNPDSPSSNELIHYRPRTFNVGDLVWGQIKGLTSWPGKLVREEEVHNSCQQNAEEGKVEPEKLKTLTEGLEAYNRARKRNRKSGKLNNHLEAAIHEAMSELDKMSGNVHQIPQGDRQVKPPKPKRRKISR